In the Rhinolophus ferrumequinum isolate MPI-CBG mRhiFer1 chromosome 12, mRhiFer1_v1.p, whole genome shotgun sequence genome, GTCTCTGTGTAGAATTGCAACCCTAGGTGCTTCAGGGATGATAGCAAGATCAAGTCTGGCCAACTAGAGTGGTATTCGCATGCTCGAGtgcagaggcaggaaaagggTTTCTTAGGGAGACTACGCAGAAAGGAAGGAGCAGATAAAAGTGTGATAGTTCATGATGTCCTGTAAGGAGAGCAGGGGAGCAGGGGGGATGTTCTGAGAAAAGCTAAGGGAGGGGgcccggcccgatggctcaggtcatttgagctccatgctcctaactccgaaggctgccagttcgattcccacatgggccagtgggctttcaaccacaaggttggggcttcaactcctggagtcccgcaagggatggtgggcagcgccctctgcaactaaaattgaacacggcaccttgaactgagctgccgctgagctcccgctgagctcccggatggctcagttggttggagtgtgtcctgtcaaccacaaggttgccggtttgactcccgcaagggatggtgggctgcgccccctgcaactagaaatggcaactggacctggagctgagctgcgccctccacaactaagactgaaaggacaacttgaagctgaacggcaccctccacaactaagactgaaagcacaacaacttgacttggaaaaaagggctggaagtacacactgttccccaataaagtccttttccccttccccaataaaaaatcttaaaaaaaaaaaaaacaaaaaaaactaagggagaaaaacagaaggcCAAAGGTGCAGATGGAGAAGGCATCCCTTACCAGGAACAGCCAAGGAGCCCTCAGACTGCATCCAGCCTGAAGCCATCTTCTCTTCAGTCAGCACAATGTTTGACGCCTTGAATTTGTGATGTCTTGAAGCAGAGCGTGTGCTCTGTCATGGCCACTGCTCCCTCTTGCTCAGATCTAGCAGCACCACTCTTTTATGATGCCTGCCTGCCCCCTGAGAGCGTCTGAGATCATGACCCTTCTTGCAGTCCTCCTGAAGGGTACAGCCACTGCACTCAAGCTCCCTGATGGAAACAGAGGCCCCAGAAGTGCTTCCTGACCCAAAGGGAACAGGAAGCAGAGCCAGCATGCATCAGCTTCTTCAGAGCCTGCTCCCTGGTTTCCTTCGGGCTCACCCTGATATAATTGGAACACCACCCTGCTTTCAGCTATTTCTCTTAACCTAGCTCATGATTCTGCAATTACAGGGACTGCTAGAGTAAACCCTCCTGCCATATCCAAACCATACCTTTTTCCAAATGGAGTGAATATGAAGTGGCATGTGATGATGTGTTCCTTCAtaggccttttctttttttttttatgaaaaactctttagaagaaaatgttaaatctaaatttcaagaaaagataaaaattccagTGAGCGCCTATTTGACCAAGCTATTTCTCTGAATACCAGATACCCAAAATGAACTTGAAATTTTGTAGGAGTATTTTGTAATAAAGGAATGTGTGATTAGGGGAAATATGCCCTTAGAAGATGTAGCGCGTGCTCCCTTTGCAGGATGGGCCCCAGTCCCTCCTCAGAACTCAAGCAGGGGCTCAGAGAGAACCTTGAGAGACTCCAGGTGACGGTGCCAGCAAGGCAAGACTACAGAAGGCAGCCAGGTTTGAGCACTTCCCTTACCCAGAAAGTACAAAATCACCACCCCTCCCCATCCTCACTCGCAGTCAGACCCTCTGctactgtctgacatactctagaGGGGCCATTGCCATCTTCAGGCCTGCTCTTTTTATGGGAAAATTAACTTGGAAGGGGgtcatttaattcaatttaatgaagaaaaactaagcttcaagatattacaaaaaacaacaaaataagtcCTGATCTCTCTCTTCAAGAAACTACCCTGCTAAGTCACAGACTCTTTGGTGTTTATCAGCCATAAGAAAGAGAAGGACCTCTGAGTATCTCCAAGGTGGAGAGGGCACCAAAATCAAACTTCCTCCTGTCCAGGGCCATGGGTGGGTGCTGTGGGAAGAGTACTGGCTTTAGATTCTGACAGCCACACCACTcttgagctgtgtgaccttggcaaagtcAGTTCATGTCTCAGAAAcaattttcttatccatttatccattaatgaacacttaggttgctttcataccttggctattgtgaaaaatgttaCAATAAACTTGGGAATGAAGATATCTCTTCAAaatcctattttcatttcctttgagtatatacccagaagtgaaattgctggatcatatggtatatctgtttttaattttttgaggaacctccatactgtttcccatagtggctgcaccaatttacattcccaccaacagtacacagggttctcttttctccatatactagccaacatttgttatttcttgtcttttttataatagccattctaacagttgtgagttgatgtctcattgtggttttgattggcatttccctggTAATTAGTGATGGATaggtaaagaagatgtgctagagatgacagatagatagatagatagatagatagatagatagatagatagatagatcaaaTGGAAGGAATATTATTTGAATAGAAggaacattaaagaaagaaatccttccatttgcaacaacatggatggactttgaggacattatgccaaataatgtaagtcagacagagaaagacaaatactgtatgatatcacttacgCATGAAATCTGAAAAAAGCTGAAcccataaaaacagagagtaaaatggttACTAGGGACTAGGGGATGGAGAAATAGGAGAGCTgctgtttaagggtacaaacttgcaactagtagataaataagtcctggagatcttATTTATGTAggatagtatagtatagtacagtatagtgattatagatagcaatactgtattataatcatcaaacttgTTAAGAGACTGGATCTTAACTTTTGCCActacaaaaaattataattatgtgatgtgatagaaGTGTTAACTATCACTACAGTgacaatcatattacaatatataaatttatcagATCAACTTGTACACCTTAAATTGacacaatatatatttcaaatatatttcaattaaaaaaatcaacttatttGTGGGCAAAATGAGAGAACAATAGCTCTCGCATATCTACGTGTGACGATAAGTGAGAATCGCGCATAGATCCCCTGGCAGATGGAGGCACTGGAACGTTCTCTCCCTTCTATCCAACTACCCATCTGCTGTCATCACCGCCCTGCCCCACATCACCATACGCTCTCTCACCTGCTCCTGGCTACAGAAATGACTAGATGATTAGAAAATGGGTctagaaggaaaaatgagagaagtgtcttttttatctttatataataCTTAAAGCTGCTTTCAGTTCCAGGAATCCAAGCTTCTTTCTATTCAGAGCATTTACACATCTCTCCAAGTGGGAAGGTCTTACCTCCTCTCTGATACATGTGTCAGTCTGTTATtataaacataacataaataaaacataaaatattctattataaaaCATATGATTTGTAATATAGAATTGCTATTCtatgtgataaataaaaataagtgttatttaTCTCCTTTCCTATAAGTGTTATTTATCTCCTTTTCTGAAGTCCTCTCCCATGCCCAATCCTCCAGCTGCACTGGAAAATCCAGGTTGCATGGGATCACAAGGATTCTGGAGCGGGGGAGTGCACATCCAGGTTCTTTCCAATCTCCAGCCAGGGCCGAAACTCTTCTCTGAGCAGGAACTCACTAGCAGGCAGAGAGGGATCTGTTTTGCAGTCCTTTGTATCTACCTGCCTGCCAGAGCCACTAAGATCTGAAAATGGTCAGTGTTCAGGTAAAAGTAAGCATATTTGAATGTTAAATGTGTACTTTCATGAGATAACACCCACACATGCCAAACGAGCTTGCTCTGGATGTGACCATTTTTCAAATACGGTGGCCATTTCTTATGATGAGGATCTACAGAGGAGAGAGCATCCACCTTGAAGATGGACAGACCTAGGGTCAGAGTCCCACTCTTTCATGTTCAGTTATGAGGCTATAGGCAGATTctgtccatttcctcatctgaacaaTGAGTGTGAAATCACCCATCTCTGAGTTGTAGTGAGGCTCAAATGCAACGGTGTGTATAAAATGCTTATCGCACACTGTGTGCTCAATGAATCATAGAGGTTATTCTTAGTCTGTGAGAAAGGATGGACAGAGCacaacatttgttgagtgcccaTTTGCTATTTGCATATGCCATCCATTTTACACACCCACACAACTGTGAAGTAACAGTTAAAGGATAATTTTGTAAGAAAGTTAAAATCATGAatctcatacaaatataaaataaaagtgtcaaatattttattcGACTTATTAATTAATGAGAAAGCTAGTAAGATATTACAACTGcttcaaaagagaattaaaaatcaaCACACATATATAGGCAATAAAGAATACTGAGATGAATTTACAAGTACATGAAAAATTGATTGATATCCACAGGGATATTAATTGCATCCCACTGgacaaaatttatttgaatttctatGTTCAAGAGTCATTTACATTACCACATTTTCCCTATAATTTACACAGTTGTAAACTAGCTCAAAGACCGTGAAAGGGCTGGGCCGTTGTATAATCAGATACGCTGGAAGCGTTACTAGacacctttttaatttttgttcatttcaaactttttcacaatattttctgACATAAccaatattatctccatttatagttgaggaaacagactcaCGGTGACTGTGATTTGTCTACAAGTCATAAAAAGTATAAATGGCAGTGAATCTGGATTCAGACTCATCTTTCACTATGCCAAAATTAGAGTGACTTTATTCGAAGGGCTGggatttgatttttgtttttgtttttgtttagggGATGAACAACCAATATGTCCGTCGGGAAGTCTTCTGCTGTGAAACTTGTCGGGAGCTCAAATCcttttgggaaaaagaaattagcaaaCAGACTTGTTACCGGGAACTGGAGGAAAATCGTCAGGGAAGAAGCGCCCTGAGAAAGTATGTGGATTGTTTCTCTCTAGTTTTGTAAAGTACATTTCTCCAGAAGTAGACCAGATGTAAAGACGGGGAAACTGAATTATCTTCATTACTCGCTGTTCTGAGAATGCAAATGTTGGATGTGGTATGGTAAAATCAATGCAGCCACAAGAAGAAAGGAGAACGAGGCTCAAAAGCAATAAGTTTATTATATTCACAGATCTTAGAGAGGAGGTCACCACATGTCATGAAGGGTAACAGGGGAAGCATCAGGTTTTGGTCAGGtggcagaaaacagaagcaaGGGGAAAGGTCAGAGACTTTTGGGGGGTTTCCATGTCAAAGGCAAGACAGATCAGCATAAATAGCCTAGGAttggcttgtttgaataattctgGAGAGCTCTAGTCTGTAAATGGCGGTCCCTAGTTGCCTGTCACCTGACTGTGGGATGATTTAGGACAGGAGAAATATGGCTTTACGTGTGAAAGTTAGATAAGGAGGTGGTTGGAGCCACAGATTCAGGGTTGGTCTAGATACTAGCAGCCAAGGCTTTTGCTATCTCTAAGAAAGGGTGAGCCCTGAGAAAGGCAGTCTCCACAGCCAGCAAGCTTTTTAGgatgtcaaaacatcataaaatatagaaaattaaatatacaaattaattttttaattaaaatttattgggatgacctttgttagtaaagttacataggtttcaggtgaacaatgctgtaatacatcatgtatatatcatcacattgtgtgctcaccactcagaatcagttctctttccatcaccatatatttgatcccctttaccctcatctaccacccccacccccttaccctctggtaaccactaaactgttgtttgtgagACATGATTAATTTATCTACTCATTCAGTCTTGTCAACATTTATaccaggatttctcaacctcagcactattgacttTACGGCCAGATAATTCTGTGTTGTGCAGGGGTTGTCCTGTGCTTCTTCAGATGTTCAGCAGCACCCCTCAAAGCATTAGACGCTGCTAAGGCTCCCCTCTCCCATTGTGACAACGAAAATGTCTCTTGACATTAACATATGTCGTGGAAGGCAAAGTCACCCTGACTGAGAACCAATGATTATAGATAAGGATGAGACATTTTTACATAAACAAGAAAGTTTTGTCATTCATATCctgacaaactgaaaaatatctcTTCCCCACTCCGCCTCTGTTGCAATCCCCTGCAATGAGGATACACCAAGTTTTAGGTTTAGGtcaacagatatatatatatatctgttgaTGAAAGATTCCACATCTGGGATGATACATATTAAGATTCTTGGGAGAAGGATAATGCAGTCTTTTCCTCATTAGCAAGTGAACTTGTTCTAGCGAAAAGAGTCTACTCCGAGAACATTCATTTATGAGAGAAGACGTGTCACATGTGTCAACTTGCTCTGAATAAAAAGGCCCGCCCACATCCAGAACCTTGGAGCAGATGAATCAGCTCAGTTTTTCAGGGACTGTCTGGGTTCTCCGTCCCTAAAATGGGAACAGCCCAGCCAGGCTGTCTGTTTGCCAAGATGCCCACTTGCAGATGGAATGGCAGCTGAGTGTTCTGCTGGTCAGCAAAGCACCACGCCTACATGTTTCTGAGCATGCTGAGCTGAACGTGTGATTCACCTGTGTTGAACCAACAGTAACTTATAAAACCCTTCCTCAAGCTCCTGAGGGCAAATAGCCCCTCTCCATATCCAGGGATGAGCTCTGCCATCATTCCAGCTACATTTCTGTTTAGCCAGCAAGCAAAACCAGGCTTTTCTGCATGTTAGAGCATCTAGTCCTGGAGAttccaggagagggaggagagtcAGTATTGTGGTCCCTGCCATTTTCCTCCCCTCAGTCCTAGCCAGAAGCCCACTGGGAACCAGATCCTAGTATGAACCTTGTACTGCATCTTCCCTTCCAGAAGCCCTGGGGTGTAAGACTAAGAGCAAAATTTGCAATATGATCTGATTTTTGtctacacacatgcacacacagacacacacacacacacacacacacacacacacagtccatcTGCTTGTATAGGAAAaagtttagaagaaaatacaCTAAGACATTAAAAGTGGTTATTTTTGACTCATGGGATTGcaaattttatgtgtgtatgcTCTATTTTGTAACAATAACCTGCCGTTTTgtaattagagagaaaaaaagttataGAAAAGGCAACCAATTGCACATGGTCCATCAAACAAGTGCATTAATTCTCCAGGCTCCCATGTGCAGCAGAAATTAGTCCCTTCAAGATTTGGGGCAGTTTGTTCTCCTTCTATAGCCAAAAGAATAAAGCTACAAAATGTGCTCATCACGAAGGATTTCCTCATTATGTCCCCTAACTAAAAGTTTAAAGGCGTGCACAGAACCGCTGCATTGCTTGGAGCACAGGAAAACTTAAGGATGGGGGAGTAGAAGCAGTTTCCGGTGGTCCCCTCCTCTGCTCCTGAGTCTCACTTACCAGAGCTGTTGTCCTTATAAACTGTgaataaaaaacccaaaagcgTTCTCAATTTGGTAAACAATGAACGACAATCTGATGAGGTCTGCAAAATACCTTATCGGACTTTAGCAGGACTCACAGACTTTAGCAGAACTCACAACCTAGtggttttgtcattatttttgttaagaaacaaaaacaaaacaaaagacacacccaCATATATCCCCCATGAACCAGGTTGCACAAAAAGAGTTTAAGTGTTTTCAAACCAAAACGAGAATGTCAGGACATTTGTTTTAATCCTGCTGATCTGAGCAAACAGTTTGAAACGCTGTCCTAACAGAATAAGAATCTTCCAGCCACTGTGCAAGCAAGAAATGTTCTAAATGAACACTAGAAGACAAAAACCTCAAAATTTCCCACCACCCCCTTTGCTGATAGAACAAAGCCAATATTGCCTTGTGTTCCTCTCTTTGCTGGACTTGTGCCAAAGCTAAGTGGAATGGAAACAGGTGTTTTGCCATGGACACACTCATTAACACATGCCTGCGGGTTCACTGACTGAGAAGAATGCAGCCAGAGCTTCAGAGAATCCATTTACCCTGGTAATTGATGTATCTGGCCGAGGCCCTGGAGGTGAGATCACAAACCTAAGTGGGTGGCCCCAAAGCTGGAAACCCTTGTCTCTCTTGAGTTTGAATAGAAAGAAGCAACGCAACATGGGTGGGGTTGGTCCCCTGGAGAAGGTGAAAACTGTTTGCAGATAACTGATTGAAGCAATTTGAGAAAAGTCAAGTGCAGCGTAAGTACGATAACAAAACCGGGTTTGTTGGGACAGTCAGTTATACACCTACTATTCAGTTATAATTATGGATTGCactcccttttattttctaaagtatcTCAGtttagatgataaattatatggatAGCTAAGTCTAAATGACCAGCCTATAATCATAACTGAGAAACATACAGTgcgtatattaaaaaaataatgtttaatgcaAGAAGTACAGTCTGTAAAATACCTCATCAGACTATAGCAGAACTCATAGTGTCAGGTAGACATTAAATTTGGTGGACTTGAGTGGGGAGAGGGTTTTATCAAGCCTCAACTCAAGACCACTCACCTC is a window encoding:
- the FAM240B gene encoding protein FAM240B isoform X1, coding for MTLKGRGISGMNNQYVRREVFCCETCRELKSFWEKEISKQTCYRELEENRQGRSALRKLREEWKRRLEERLRMLDNPEEKEKQANTVG
- the FAM240B gene encoding protein FAM240B isoform X2; translation: MNNQYVRREVFCCETCRELKSFWEKEISKQTCYRELEENRQGRSALRKLREEWKRRLEERLRMLDNPEEKEKQANTVG